DNA from Orbaceae bacterium lpD01:
GCTTTGATCTGCTCACCCACCATATTGCGCAGTAGCAATAAACTCTCTTTTGCTCGCCCCTCTTCCGCATCAGCAACATGATAATCCATTAAACGATAGAAACCTTTTAAATTGGGATGGCGAATTAATTCTCGATAAATATAGTACTGTGCAGCATCTCGACCATTTTCCGATTCAATGACCTCTGCAAGCATAAGCTCAGCGACACTACCTGAATCGGCCTCAACACAACGTTTTAAGAAAACTTTAAATGCGTCTAAATCAGCACTCATCTCATAACACGTTTTCAAAAAAGGCAATACTTCACCAATAAACGCTTTATCCTGCTCCAAAATTTGAGTGAAATGATAAATTGCTTTATCGTAACGCTGCTGCGCCATCCACACTCGCCCATACATCAAAGAGGTTCTGGCACAAGTCTTATCCGAGTAACTTGATTTTTGCAAAAAAATCAGTGCCTTATCAAAATCTTCAGCAGCCATAGCCAAAGAGGCTAATTCACAATAGAACTGGGCAATTTGTTGGTTATATTCAGTGCGACCTAATCGAACCAGTCGGGTTGCCGCCAAAATAGCTTTATGCCATTCGCTGGTCGATTGGTAAATAATCATTAATTGTTGTAAGGCGTTTTGGGCAAACTCATCCTCATCAATTAACTGGTTGAACATCTCCTCGGCACGATCATAAAAACCGGCCACCATATAGTCACGGCCAAGCTGCTGAATAGCTAATAAACGCTGTTCAAAAGTTAAGGAGGCACTCTCCATGAGAGCCTGATGAATACGAATTGCCCTATCTACTTCACCGCGTGAACGAAACAGATTGCCTAAGGT
Protein-coding regions in this window:
- the lapB gene encoding lipopolysaccharide assembly protein LapB is translated as MFELLFLLLPIAAGYGWYMGSRNARQRYQNNSNRLSREYVDGLNFLLSNQKDKAVDLFLDMLKEDSGTLEAHLTLGNLFRSRGEVDRAIRIHQALMESASLTFEQRLLAIQQLGRDYMVAGFYDRAEEMFNQLIDEDEFAQNALQQLMIIYQSTSEWHKAILAATRLVRLGRTEYNQQIAQFYCELASLAMAAEDFDKALIFLQKSSYSDKTCARTSLMYGRVWMAQQRYDKAIYHFTQILEQDKAFIGEVLPFLKTCYEMSADLDAFKVFLKRCVEADSGSVAELMLAEVIESENGRDAAQYYIYRELIRHPNLKGFYRLMDYHVADAEEGRAKESLLLLRNMVGEQIKAIPNYRCQRCGFTVNSIYWLCPACRSWSTIKPIRDFEHP